One Thermococcus kodakarensis KOD1 genomic window carries:
- a CDS encoding DUF1102 domain-containing protein → MKKNLALGIFGLLVAFGLVLGAGANFRDYNADRSVHWNIVTDDNELIDLTPIQPYAYINDGGVLVVDISPNNPNYPGYGMGLSPNSEYNFDEVFEVSNDLWEEGMPIVVRITSDNTMIQFYGHEFDVHDSTTGQTVYASDMARNDVCFVVNNGDAVKVGMDFTVANDAPGTTNNAAVHIEAYRLGTEPAEIAGNCGQP, encoded by the coding sequence ATGAAAAAGAATCTTGCTTTGGGAATTTTTGGCCTGTTGGTGGCCTTTGGCCTCGTTTTGGGGGCTGGAGCTAACTTCAGGGACTACAACGCGGACAGGAGCGTTCATTGGAACATCGTGACCGATGACAACGAGCTCATCGATCTGACTCCAATTCAGCCCTACGCGTACATTAACGATGGCGGCGTCCTAGTTGTGGACATAAGCCCGAACAACCCGAACTACCCAGGATATGGAATGGGCCTGAGCCCGAACTCAGAGTACAACTTCGATGAAGTGTTTGAAGTCAGCAACGACCTATGGGAAGAGGGAATGCCGATAGTCGTAAGGATAACCAGCGACAACACCATGATCCAGTTCTACGGACATGAGTTTGACGTCCACGACAGCACAACCGGCCAGACAGTTTACGCCAGCGACATGGCGAGGAACGACGTCTGCTTTGTTGTGAACAACGGAGACGCGGTTAAGGTCGGTATGGACTTTACCGTCGCGAACGACGCACCAGGTACAACCAACAACGCAGCGGTACACATTGAAGCCTACAGGCTCGGCACAGAGCCCGCTGAGATAGCTGGAAACTGCGGTCAGCCGTGA
- a CDS encoding DUF7344 domain-containing protein: protein MASNKAPSRMILGNKRRMLLIEFLQRKNGSAELRDVVEYIAEREGNTDRKHRKSVYVSLMQTHLPKLEREGIVTFSRGRITLLKVPDNVTLYMEVVQKNDISWSVFYAGLSVIFALMALWLGNVLLLFAAVTYLVVSAIQHRRTYLIARPRERKNPEKSEDNV from the coding sequence ATGGCTAGCAATAAAGCTCCTTCCAGGATGATACTCGGCAACAAGAGGCGGATGCTCCTCATAGAGTTCCTCCAGAGGAAAAACGGGAGCGCTGAGCTCAGGGATGTTGTGGAGTACATAGCCGAGAGGGAGGGCAACACCGACAGAAAACACAGGAAGAGCGTCTATGTCAGCCTTATGCAGACGCACCTGCCAAAGCTTGAGAGGGAGGGAATTGTGACTTTCAGCAGAGGGAGGATAACCCTCCTCAAGGTTCCTGACAACGTCACCCTCTACATGGAAGTTGTCCAGAAGAACGACATAAGCTGGAGCGTGTTCTATGCTGGCCTCTCAGTTATCTTTGCCCTCATGGCCCTATGGCTCGGCAACGTCCTCCTCCTCTTTGCTGCAGTGACTTATCTGGTAGTATCTGCCATACAGCACAGGAGGACGTACCTCATAGCCAGACCAAGGGAGCGAAAAAACCCTGAAAAATCAGAGGATAATGTGTAG
- a CDS encoding NAD-dependent epimerase/dehydratase family protein, with amino-acid sequence MKVLVTGGAGFIGSHLVDGLMESGYEVRVLDNLSAGSLDNVKHWLDNERFEFIKGDMVDLETVKKAIEGVDVVFHLAANPEVRISAQSPETLYESNVTITYNLLEAMRNSDVEYLVFTSSSTVYGDAEVIPTPESYGPLKPISVYGGAKLAAEAIISGYAHIFGFKALSFRLANIIGKRSNHGVIYDFINKLRKNPNELEILGDGTQRKSYLHVSDTVEGMLHIFEHFKKSGETYDVYNLGNDDWITVKEIAEIVSEEMGLSPKFRFTGGVDGGRGWKGDVKLMLLDIGKAKSTGWRPKMNSYEAVRRTVKELLEG; translated from the coding sequence ATGAAAGTCCTAGTTACGGGCGGTGCTGGCTTTATCGGTTCCCACCTCGTTGACGGGCTGATGGAGAGTGGCTATGAGGTCAGAGTTCTGGACAACCTGAGCGCCGGGAGCTTGGACAACGTAAAGCACTGGCTCGATAACGAGCGCTTCGAGTTCATAAAAGGTGACATGGTTGACCTCGAGACCGTAAAAAAGGCCATTGAAGGCGTTGATGTTGTCTTCCACCTCGCGGCTAACCCTGAAGTTAGAATCAGCGCCCAGAGCCCTGAAACGCTCTACGAAAGCAACGTCACGATAACCTACAACCTCTTGGAGGCTATGAGGAATTCCGACGTTGAATACCTCGTCTTCACGAGCTCCTCAACGGTCTACGGCGATGCTGAAGTCATTCCAACTCCTGAGAGCTACGGCCCTCTTAAGCCGATAAGTGTCTACGGTGGTGCAAAGCTCGCGGCTGAGGCTATAATAAGTGGCTACGCCCACATATTCGGCTTTAAGGCCTTGAGCTTCCGCCTGGCGAACATCATCGGCAAGCGCTCGAACCACGGCGTTATATACGACTTCATCAACAAACTGCGGAAGAACCCGAACGAGCTGGAAATCCTTGGAGATGGAACTCAGAGGAAGAGCTACCTCCACGTGAGCGACACCGTTGAGGGAATGCTCCACATCTTCGAACACTTCAAGAAAAGCGGCGAGACCTACGACGTCTATAACCTTGGCAACGACGACTGGATAACAGTGAAGGAGATAGCAGAAATAGTTAGCGAGGAGATGGGGTTGAGCCCGAAGTTCCGCTTTACTGGCGGGGTAGATGGCGGAAGGGGCTGGAAGGGCGACGTTAAGCTCATGCTCCTCGACATAGGCAAGGCCAAGTCCACCGGTTGGAGACCAAAGATGAACAGCTACGAGGCCGTCAGAAGAACGGTTAAGGAGCTTCTTGAGGGGTGA
- a CDS encoding type VII toxin-antitoxin system MntA family adenylyltransferase antitoxin produces the protein MMKIYDIPPQGREKIKVKIQEALMRREEVIFAYLHGSFIEDRPFRDIDVAVYVKEKLDIFYEMTLEDELTELTGFPVDVRVLNEAPITFRFKVIGGELLFSKDEKARCRFEEETMAEYHDYSYYLELYGREALGI, from the coding sequence ATGATGAAAATCTATGACATTCCCCCACAGGGAAGGGAGAAAATAAAAGTGAAAATTCAAGAAGCCCTCATGAGAAGAGAGGAAGTTATATTTGCTTATCTCCATGGTTCTTTCATCGAAGATAGGCCGTTCAGAGACATTGATGTAGCCGTTTACGTGAAGGAGAAGCTAGATATATTCTATGAAATGACGCTGGAGGATGAACTTACTGAACTAACGGGGTTTCCCGTTGACGTCCGGGTTCTGAACGAGGCCCCTATTACTTTCAGGTTTAAGGTCATAGGCGGAGAACTACTGTTCTCGAAGGATGAAAAAGCAAGGTGCAGGTTCGAGGAAGAGACCATGGCAGAGTACCACGATTACTCCTACTACCTCGAACTCTACGGGAGGGAGGCCCTTGGAATATGA
- a CDS encoding type VII toxin-antitoxin system HepT family RNase toxin: MEYDRDRVTRLMGEAKNALFNIHELAELDEEEFLRNKHYISSAKYNLLVAIEACIDIAYHLISKNKLRLPKDYSDAFKVLQENNVISNELARRLILMARFRNRLVHIYWDIDDRMIYRIITENITDIEKFLEHIRKILGGDNK, encoded by the coding sequence TTGGAATATGATAGGGACAGAGTAACGAGGCTGATGGGAGAAGCCAAGAATGCCCTTTTCAACATCCATGAACTTGCAGAGCTTGATGAAGAAGAGTTTCTAAGGAACAAGCATTACATATCTAGCGCAAAGTACAATCTTCTGGTTGCAATTGAGGCATGCATAGACATTGCGTATCACCTGATATCAAAAAACAAACTGAGACTACCGAAAGACTACTCGGACGCGTTTAAGGTTCTCCAGGAAAACAATGTTATAAGCAATGAACTGGCACGCCGCCTTATCTTAATGGCTCGTTTTAGAAACAGACTTGTGCATATATACTGGGACATTGATGACAGGATGATATACAGAATCATAACCGAAAACATAACTGATATAGAGAAGTTCTTAGAGCACATCCGTAAAATCCTCGGAGGGGATAACAAATGA
- a CDS encoding sugar phosphate nucleotidyltransferase, with translation MKAVIMAGGYATRLWPITKDVPKALLPVGDRTILDHILEKVAETGLETYISTNRFFESRFRPFAEKWGVKLIVEDTLHEEEKLGTIGALKKIIEEIGLDDYLIIAGDNLFSFSLQDFLKRYDEKPLIAVYDVGNPELAKRYGVVLLEGDRVVDFEEKPAVPKSTLISTGVYALPRDVMALIDEYLANGHRDAPGYFLSWLLKKGIEIRAYRFSEFWYDIGSADSYLEALKTLLKESHIEEIQISPYSKIIPPVVIKRGTKILGRSIIGPYAYIGEDCVIENSDVSDSIVFRGTILKNATIWRSIIDEKCEIRNLELKKSLVGGHAKIQRGD, from the coding sequence ATGAAAGCCGTCATAATGGCCGGTGGCTACGCCACCAGGCTCTGGCCAATCACAAAAGATGTCCCCAAGGCCCTGCTGCCGGTGGGGGACAGGACGATACTTGACCACATATTGGAGAAGGTCGCAGAAACCGGCCTTGAAACATATATCTCCACCAACAGGTTCTTCGAGAGCAGATTCAGGCCCTTTGCCGAAAAATGGGGTGTCAAACTCATAGTTGAGGACACACTCCACGAGGAAGAGAAGCTCGGAACGATAGGCGCGCTGAAGAAGATAATCGAAGAAATAGGCCTTGACGATTATTTGATCATCGCTGGGGACAACCTCTTCTCCTTCTCGCTCCAGGACTTCCTCAAGCGATACGATGAAAAGCCCCTGATAGCGGTCTATGACGTTGGTAACCCAGAGCTCGCCAAGAGGTACGGCGTTGTGCTCCTAGAGGGGGACAGGGTTGTTGACTTCGAGGAGAAGCCGGCTGTACCTAAGTCCACGCTGATAAGCACCGGCGTCTACGCCCTCCCCAGGGATGTTATGGCTCTCATTGATGAATACCTTGCAAACGGCCACAGAGACGCACCGGGCTACTTCCTCAGCTGGCTCCTGAAGAAGGGAATCGAGATAAGGGCCTACCGCTTCTCAGAGTTTTGGTACGACATTGGTTCAGCAGACAGTTATCTTGAAGCCCTCAAGACTCTACTCAAAGAGAGCCACATCGAGGAGATCCAGATAAGCCCCTACTCTAAGATAATCCCACCTGTGGTCATAAAGAGGGGGACGAAGATACTGGGCCGTTCCATAATCGGGCCCTACGCGTACATTGGGGAGGACTGCGTCATAGAGAACTCGGACGTAAGCGATTCAATAGTTTTTAGGGGCACTATACTCAAGAACGCGACGATATGGCGCTCAATAATAGACGAAAAGTGCGAGATAAGGAACCTCGAGCTTAAGAAGAGCTTGGTCGGAGGACATGCGAAGATACAGAGGGGGGATTAG
- a CDS encoding flippase, translating into MTESLKLRLIKNAGWLFGAEVISKLLAYGVIVILSRTLGPEGLGQYSFIFYYVGLLGIFSDLGVGYYFMREVARDRSKAEELLPDVLGLKIALALINFGIIVALTLQLPKPEWMKVLIVLAGAEAVLGWIAYVFVNMMYAHEVTKYEAIARTIERIWAFFIGGTVLYVCRSLSPFIITLLIGYVLRELLRIKWGKRFVREIRIHFEPQKWLSLLKKSYPFWFIGLFTLIYYRTDMVMLSLMRGDYETGIYRAAYTLIEVSLFVPNIVVPTTMPSMARLWQEDRKTLEILLKKSSRILSGLGVLGTIGYYVFARWGTILVFGEGFLASVPMLRILAFAVPFMFLNSLFGSFLNATGRELTFTKITGFTALLNVVLNYFLILNYGARGAAMATVVSQGIASVLSFRVGIKNGKYNGA; encoded by the coding sequence ATGACCGAAAGCCTTAAGCTGAGACTCATTAAAAATGCTGGCTGGCTCTTCGGGGCCGAGGTCATTTCGAAACTCCTGGCCTATGGGGTAATAGTCATCCTGAGCAGAACCCTCGGCCCGGAGGGACTTGGCCAGTACTCGTTCATCTTCTACTATGTTGGACTTCTGGGGATATTCTCTGATCTCGGAGTTGGCTACTACTTCATGCGTGAGGTTGCGAGGGATAGAAGTAAGGCTGAAGAGCTTCTTCCCGATGTGCTTGGGCTTAAGATTGCACTAGCGCTGATCAATTTTGGGATAATTGTTGCCCTAACCCTCCAGCTCCCAAAGCCGGAATGGATGAAGGTTTTGATTGTACTTGCTGGAGCTGAGGCAGTGCTAGGATGGATAGCGTATGTATTTGTGAACATGATGTATGCCCATGAAGTTACTAAATATGAAGCTATTGCAAGAACTATTGAGAGAATCTGGGCGTTTTTTATAGGAGGAACCGTTCTCTATGTTTGCAGATCTCTCTCACCATTTATAATCACACTTCTCATTGGATACGTCCTAAGGGAACTTTTGAGGATAAAATGGGGTAAAAGATTCGTTAGAGAAATCCGCATCCATTTTGAGCCCCAAAAATGGCTCTCCCTTCTCAAGAAGTCCTACCCCTTCTGGTTCATCGGATTATTTACGCTGATCTACTACCGCACTGACATGGTGATGCTAAGCCTAATGAGGGGAGACTACGAGACCGGAATATACCGGGCAGCTTATACTCTAATCGAAGTTTCCCTATTTGTTCCGAATATTGTTGTCCCGACGACTATGCCCTCAATGGCAAGGCTGTGGCAAGAGGATCGAAAAACCCTTGAGATCTTACTGAAGAAGAGCTCTCGGATTTTGAGCGGTTTGGGCGTTCTGGGAACGATAGGGTACTACGTTTTTGCAAGGTGGGGAACTATACTTGTGTTCGGAGAAGGTTTCCTGGCAAGCGTTCCTATGCTCAGAATCTTGGCCTTTGCGGTTCCATTTATGTTCCTAAACTCACTATTTGGGAGCTTTTTGAATGCAACGGGAAGGGAACTAACGTTTACCAAGATAACGGGATTCACTGCGTTGCTGAACGTTGTGCTAAACTACTTCCTGATACTGAATTATGGAGCAAGAGGAGCCGCGATGGCGACGGTGGTTAGTCAGGGGATAGCAAGTGTTTTAAGTTTTAGAGTAGGAATAAAAAACGGGAAATATAACGGTGCCTAA
- a CDS encoding glycosyltransferase family 4 protein, translated as MKIYVHGCGTVGGAERVMLKVAEVLTELKEKYDLYLICSYVGDVPCVSCDEMITLPMLNGLGSINELAQKLATLRKYRDVDIIFAHTSLLPVKKPVKVIIDGRDWDKFFKFYLNWRGKLLNYPLKKIRDLYVSMPNTLILLLNKNSFQYYGRRNSNIRHISNGIDDDVKKLYQRKFRRRWDFIYVGRFSEEKNPQLVIDTFKDKPYRGLMVGADKEYTVVGNIVVKAFSPRKDVLRMMKESKVLILPSRHEVFPLVLLEALALGVPSIVSDSIQTEISRYTIPFRCCDKRDLYETFLYVMENYPYYEKRYRKISRLILKKYDWDEILKKALTTILETYKSEKNKQTLDKSCKVSWID; from the coding sequence ATGAAAATATACGTCCACGGATGCGGCACAGTGGGTGGTGCCGAAAGAGTCATGCTAAAAGTTGCAGAGGTTCTTACTGAGCTTAAGGAAAAATATGATCTGTATCTCATCTGTTCATATGTGGGGGATGTCCCCTGCGTGTCATGTGATGAGATGATAACACTTCCAATGCTAAATGGTCTTGGCAGTATAAATGAGCTTGCACAGAAGTTAGCTACATTAAGAAAATACAGAGATGTTGATATAATTTTTGCACACACATCCCTTTTACCGGTAAAGAAGCCTGTAAAAGTCATAATAGATGGTAGAGATTGGGATAAGTTCTTTAAATTTTATCTGAACTGGAGAGGAAAGTTGCTGAACTATCCACTCAAAAAGATTCGTGATTTATATGTTTCTATGCCCAATACATTGATCCTGCTACTCAATAAAAACAGTTTTCAGTATTATGGACGGAGAAATTCAAATATACGCCATATTTCAAATGGTATTGATGATGATGTCAAGAAGTTATACCAAAGGAAATTTCGGCGTAGGTGGGATTTTATCTACGTAGGGAGGTTTAGTGAAGAAAAAAATCCCCAGCTTGTGATTGATACTTTTAAAGACAAACCTTATAGGGGTTTAATGGTTGGAGCTGACAAAGAATATACTGTTGTGGGAAATATAGTAGTCAAAGCATTTTCCCCACGTAAAGATGTACTGAGGATGATGAAAGAGTCTAAGGTATTGATTTTGCCGTCTCGTCATGAAGTTTTTCCATTAGTTTTATTGGAGGCTCTTGCCCTCGGAGTGCCGTCTATCGTGAGTGATAGCATCCAGACAGAGATTTCGCGGTATACAATTCCATTCAGGTGTTGTGACAAAAGGGATCTCTATGAGACCTTCCTCTATGTTATGGAAAATTACCCCTATTACGAAAAAAGATACAGGAAAATATCCAGACTAATCCTTAAAAAGTATGACTGGGACGAGATACTCAAAAAAGCTCTTACTACAATTTTGGAAACCTACAAGTCAGAGAAAAATAAACAAACTTTGGACAAATCATGCAAGGTCAGTTGGATTGACTAA
- a CDS encoding glycosyltransferase family 2 protein, giving the protein MAKVSIIVPVYNTRDYVPRLLSSIEKQTYEDWELILVDDNSDDGTYELLLDFKDKHPDRVEVLRTPKRRSGVSVGRNMGIEVASGRYIAFIDSDDWWSESFLEDTVSHIKGFGGVSTEYYDVFEETGKKIHVRASKHGELSWKDVLMLKARFGVGSSLLRADIINDYGLRFPENIRYSEDAYFFTLYLSLIEKVYSVPKPDFYHLVRRSSAVQGRSKTPEEKIRGTLEAYNKLCLRVKEVSGKHREVCDVVARQLRPFSFMTYITIVSDTYGRKEARKLFWKYFDYIKTYRPVRSHSSYLTLIWIVDLFVPIRPLLRKMVSKK; this is encoded by the coding sequence ATGGCTAAGGTATCAATCATCGTTCCCGTCTACAACACGCGAGACTACGTTCCAAGGCTTCTTAGTTCGATAGAGAAGCAGACCTACGAGGACTGGGAGCTTATACTCGTTGACGACAACTCAGATGATGGCACTTACGAGCTTTTGCTTGACTTTAAAGATAAACATCCTGATAGGGTTGAAGTTCTAAGGACGCCAAAGCGAAGGAGTGGCGTTTCTGTCGGTAGAAATATGGGTATTGAGGTTGCTTCTGGTAGATACATAGCTTTCATAGACAGCGACGATTGGTGGAGCGAGAGTTTTCTTGAAGATACGGTGAGCCATATAAAGGGTTTTGGTGGCGTCTCAACTGAATACTACGATGTTTTCGAGGAAACTGGAAAGAAAATCCACGTTAGAGCTTCAAAACACGGCGAACTGTCTTGGAAGGATGTCCTTATGCTCAAAGCGAGGTTTGGTGTTGGTAGCTCTCTTTTGAGAGCAGACATAATCAATGATTACGGCTTGCGGTTTCCAGAAAACATTCGCTACTCGGAGGACGCATACTTTTTCACTTTGTATCTGTCATTGATTGAGAAGGTGTATTCTGTTCCGAAACCTGACTTCTACCACCTTGTAAGGAGAAGCTCGGCTGTCCAAGGAAGAAGCAAAACCCCAGAAGAGAAAATTAGGGGAACGCTTGAAGCTTACAATAAGCTCTGTCTAAGAGTCAAAGAAGTGTCAGGCAAACATCGTGAGGTCTGCGACGTTGTTGCAAGGCAGTTGAGACCTTTTAGCTTTATGACCTACATCACAATCGTGTCGGATACTTACGGTAGGAAGGAAGCACGTAAGCTGTTTTGGAAATACTTTGACTACATCAAAACTTACAGGCCAGTTAGGTCTCATTCGTCATATTTGACGTTGATATGGATTGTTGATTTGTTCGTTCCTATTAGGCCACTTTTGAGAAAAATGGTGAGTAAAAAATGA
- a CDS encoding CDP-glycerol glycerophosphotransferase family protein, with protein MDRVTKQLIASRLLSLANVIPKDENKLLFYSTPDVSDNALALFKYVSRKTNDYELVWLLNNPSSPSVKVLKGRYSEAKTVPLYSIKGLKELLRAKFIITTDVLPVTPHLGQRVIQLWHGLPGKKTGYEHPLGIRDLYLYMDRWTTDFVTTSELVVGSFVRQFMINPRKFRILGQPRNDGLFDHMKDSKDTLSSILGIDVEAYDGVVLYAPTYRYTSYLKDFEASVRAVESLFRRDFIEFIREENILLVIKPHKLVAEAVKSKVKVSSNVVLLTDEPLQSHLLNINDIMGAFDILITDYSSIFEDYILLNRPIVFYLPDREALEQKSGFLLPYEFFAPGKKPETVEDLKRSLREYIDDPQIDAEWRETIKNLLYEVGQDNKSSERVYKHIIKGEFE; from the coding sequence ATGGACAGAGTAACCAAACAGCTGATAGCCTCCAGACTCCTTTCACTGGCAAACGTTATTCCAAAAGACGAAAACAAACTCCTCTTCTACTCAACTCCCGACGTATCTGACAATGCCCTAGCACTCTTTAAGTACGTTTCCAGAAAGACCAATGATTACGAGCTGGTCTGGCTCCTGAATAATCCAAGCTCTCCATCCGTTAAGGTCCTCAAGGGAAGGTATTCTGAAGCGAAAACTGTGCCTCTCTACTCAATTAAGGGCCTAAAAGAGCTTTTGAGAGCCAAATTCATCATCACTACTGATGTTCTACCCGTGACGCCCCATTTAGGTCAAAGGGTAATCCAGCTCTGGCACGGACTTCCGGGCAAGAAGACCGGCTACGAACATCCCCTAGGCATCAGGGATCTCTACCTCTACATGGACAGGTGGACGACTGACTTCGTAACAACCTCGGAACTTGTCGTCGGTTCGTTCGTGAGGCAGTTCATGATAAACCCCCGGAAGTTCAGAATCCTCGGACAGCCCAGAAACGACGGCCTCTTTGACCACATGAAGGACTCAAAAGACACGCTCTCGTCAATACTGGGAATTGATGTGGAGGCCTATGATGGCGTTGTTCTCTACGCACCAACTTACAGGTATACCAGCTACCTGAAAGACTTTGAGGCCAGCGTCAGGGCTGTTGAGAGCCTCTTTCGGAGAGACTTCATCGAGTTCATAAGAGAGGAGAACATCCTGCTCGTCATAAAGCCCCACAAACTAGTGGCTGAGGCGGTAAAATCCAAAGTAAAAGTAAGTTCGAACGTTGTTCTCCTCACAGACGAACCGCTTCAGTCACACCTTCTCAACATAAACGACATCATGGGGGCGTTTGATATCCTGATAACCGATTACTCAAGCATCTTTGAGGACTACATACTCCTGAACAGGCCAATTGTATTCTACTTGCCAGATAGGGAAGCATTGGAGCAAAAAAGCGGCTTTCTCTTGCCGTATGAATTTTTTGCTCCTGGGAAGAAGCCCGAAACTGTCGAAGACCTCAAAAGGAGCCTGAGAGAGTACATAGACGATCCCCAGATAGATGCAGAGTGGAGGGAAACTATCAAAAACCTCCTTTACGAAGTTGGGCAGGACAATAAATCTTCGGAGAGGGTTTACAAACACATAATAAAGGGGGAATTTGAATGA
- a CDS encoding IspD/TarI family cytidylyltransferase, giving the protein MTTLILLAGGIGKRANLGLPKQYYRIEEKMIIEYTLENVSKVGGIDRLILVSNPQFMDTALELAESFPKIETVTIGGKTRNESMYNGFKEVPPGETKVIVHDAVRPFTPRWVFEKIIDLLDEMDVVTTVNPITGNLIELDNGKVKRIHDRSRYAMGEAPTGYRYDALKKTLETALSRGILNEIPHDILLAMEAGFNVHVLHCNCFNLKITFREDVEIARTLIKVLEEQR; this is encoded by the coding sequence ATGACAACCCTTATCCTTCTCGCGGGCGGAATCGGAAAACGGGCAAACCTCGGCCTCCCCAAACAGTACTACAGGATCGAGGAGAAAATGATAATAGAGTACACGTTGGAAAACGTGTCAAAAGTCGGAGGCATAGACAGGCTAATCCTCGTCTCCAATCCTCAATTCATGGACACGGCCCTGGAACTGGCGGAAAGCTTTCCAAAGATAGAAACGGTCACGATAGGGGGGAAGACTAGGAACGAATCAATGTACAACGGATTTAAGGAAGTTCCACCGGGAGAGACCAAGGTTATAGTCCACGATGCCGTAAGACCATTCACACCCAGGTGGGTTTTTGAGAAAATAATAGACCTCCTGGACGAGATGGATGTGGTAACAACCGTGAACCCAATAACCGGGAACCTAATAGAGCTGGATAATGGAAAGGTAAAGAGAATCCACGACCGTTCGAGATACGCCATGGGAGAGGCTCCCACAGGATACCGCTACGATGCCCTGAAGAAGACTCTTGAGACGGCACTATCACGGGGAATCCTGAACGAGATTCCCCACGACATCCTTCTCGCGATGGAGGCGGGATTCAACGTCCACGTGCTACATTGTAACTGCTTCAACCTGAAGATTACCTTCAGGGAAGACGTTGAGATCGCGAGGACCCTGATAAAAGTGCTGGAGGAGCAGCGTTGA
- a CDS encoding glycosyltransferase: MRPRVSVVIPTYGRDRLLRRAIESVLNQTFDDFEILIIDGARSESTKELVRSYGDGRLRYIPQRGKGIANARNIGVLKARGDFIAFLDDDDRWRKDKLELQLEAFGELPSNYGLVYTAFTYYYLERDKVLGIKHPKASGDVYGHLLKDNITGTSTIMVKRECFKKAGLFREDFVTCEDWDMWLRMAKVCRFGAIDEPLVDYSIHSGQFSFSKYLSGRYRMIDAHGDIRHDPRILSYHLLQIGVLKLFSGDRSGAREVLEAFRLNPVMRGNIRDILSSFLDVRTRIYILKFLGRL, from the coding sequence TTGAGGCCCAGGGTCTCGGTTGTCATCCCAACTTACGGCAGGGATAGGCTCCTGAGAAGGGCCATAGAGAGCGTCCTAAACCAGACCTTCGACGATTTTGAGATCCTGATCATAGACGGTGCCCGGAGCGAATCAACGAAGGAGCTTGTGCGTTCCTACGGCGACGGAAGGCTCAGGTACATCCCCCAGCGTGGGAAGGGCATAGCGAACGCCCGCAACATCGGTGTCTTAAAGGCCCGTGGAGATTTCATTGCCTTCCTCGACGATGACGACAGATGGAGAAAGGACAAGCTAGAACTGCAGCTTGAGGCCTTCGGGGAGCTTCCCTCGAATTACGGGCTTGTCTATACCGCCTTCACGTATTACTACTTAGAACGGGACAAAGTTCTGGGGATAAAGCATCCGAAAGCGAGCGGAGACGTTTATGGACATCTCCTAAAGGACAACATAACCGGAACATCCACGATAATGGTTAAACGGGAATGCTTCAAGAAGGCGGGCCTATTCAGGGAGGACTTCGTGACCTGCGAGGACTGGGACATGTGGCTGAGGATGGCCAAGGTTTGCCGCTTTGGGGCGATAGATGAGCCCCTGGTTGACTACTCCATCCACTCCGGCCAGTTCTCATTTTCCAAGTATCTCTCGGGGCGGTACAGGATGATCGATGCCCACGGAGATATAAGACATGATCCCAGGATTCTGAGCTACCATCTTCTCCAAATTGGGGTTTTGAAACTCTTCAGTGGGGATAGGAGCGGTGCGAGGGAAGTACTGGAGGCGTTCAGGTTGAACCCAGTGATGCGTGGCAACATTCGGGATATCTTATCCTCATTCCTGGATGTGAGAACCAGGATATACATCCTCAAGTTTTTGGGGAGGCTTTAG